The following are encoded together in the Iodobacter fluviatilis genome:
- a CDS encoding DUF4870 domain-containing protein, whose amino-acid sequence MLIFNPKPAAEEQDDKPRPPSQNEKGAAALAHLAGVFWLPILPMAALALLIPVLVLQFARVHSDFVEQHAINACNFQLLMGCFYALAMLAGFALQSLLPLWWVAIGSAIFALWEGAKAINGWPSKYPVSFKLFK is encoded by the coding sequence ATGCTGATTTTCAATCCCAAACCCGCAGCAGAGGAGCAGGACGATAAGCCGCGCCCTCCCTCACAAAACGAAAAAGGAGCCGCCGCCCTTGCCCATCTAGCGGGTGTATTTTGGCTACCTATTTTGCCGATGGCGGCGCTGGCGCTATTGATTCCCGTGCTGGTACTGCAATTTGCGCGGGTGCATTCAGATTTTGTTGAACAACATGCCATTAACGCCTGCAATTTTCAGCTCTTAATGGGCTGCTTTTATGCCTTGGCGATGCTGGCAGGTTTTGCCCTGCAAAGCCTGCTACCACTTTGGTGGGTAGCCATAGGCTCCGCTATTTTTGCACTATGGGAAGGCGCGAAAGCCATTAATGGCTGGCCTTCTAAATATCCCGTTTCGTTTAAATTGTTTAAATAA